In Ictalurus punctatus breed USDA103 chromosome 3, Coco_2.0, whole genome shotgun sequence, the following are encoded in one genomic region:
- the LOC108263508 gene encoding GTPase IMAP family member 4 isoform X2, translating into MSAMETEKVHDQQKSNEDLRIVLLGKTGVGKSSVGNTILGAEVFKCDISASSVTKECWKDIRQVNDRNIAVIDTPGLFDPSFTLEETVNRIKFCIPLSAPGPHVFMFVVSPSRFTQEDKKTVETFLKIFGEDAIKHTIVLFTQGDKLGKRNMQEFVTQNPDLVQLFRMCTQRHHVFNNEEKDPTQVLQLLEKIDKMVSENGGNYYSNEMLIMAERAIEEEKQRILKESEVERRRQFDALKMEALSEAYKELQEKQEREARAQAEKNNKYISIMTQVLWTLLKNFLIKQLQNTGKK; encoded by the exons atgagtgcaATGGAAACTGAGAAAG TGCATGACCAACAGAAATCCAATGAAGATCTCCGCATTGTTCTTTTGGGGAAGACTGGGGTTGGAAAAAGTTCTGTTGGAAACACCATTCTGGGTGCAGAGGTCTTCAAATGTGACATATCAGCATCATCTGTGACCAAGGAATGCTGGAAGGACATCAGACAAGTAAATGATAGAAACATTGCAGTGATTGATACACCAGGCCTGTTTGATCCAAGTTTTACACTAGAAGAGACGGTCAATAGGATCAAGTTCTGCATCCCTCTCTCTGCTCCTGGCCCACATGTCTTCATGTTCGTGGTATCCCCTAGTAGATTCACTCAGGAAGACAAGAAGACAGTGGAGACCTTTCTGAAGATATTTGGGGAAGATGCCATTAAACACACCATAGTCCTTTTCACCCAAGGAGACAAACTTGGTAAAAGAAACATGCAAGAGTTTGTTACTCAAAACCCAGATCTGGTACAACTATTCAGAATGTGTACCCAGAGACACCATGTTTTCAACAATGAGGAGAAGGATCCCACACAGGTGCTTCAACTGCTAGAAAAGATCGACAAAATGGTGTcagaaaatggaggaaattaTTACAGCAATGAAATGCTGATCATGGCAGAACGAGCGATTGAGGAAGAGAAACAGCGGATTCTGAAGGAAAGCGAGGTGGAGAGACGCAGGCAGTTTGATGCTCTGAAAATGGAAGCTCTGTCTGAAGCTTACAAGGAGCTTCAGGAGAAGCAGGAGAGAGAGGCCAGAGCACAAGCAGAAAAGAATAACAAGTATATTTCCATAATGACACAGGTTTTGTGGACTCTCCTTAAGAATTTCCTCAtaaagcaattacaaaatacAGGGAAAAAATAA
- the LOC108263508 gene encoding GTPase IMAP family member 3 isoform X1 — MSAMETEKGAKEHLRLVLVGLQGVGKSAAGNTILGRGEFRSDISSSALTLQTECREGLVCGRSVIVVDTPGLFNSTLSDTEMKQEMEKAVTLCQPGPHAFLIIIQLGRFTEQERHVMDELTELLGSNISLYSMVLFTYGDKLKKKTIDQFVKEDKYLMKLIGKCGGRYHVFNNSDTENKAQVSDFLEKIDTMIKRRKKHPLYVKSARHVQYPWAKILCITLPVVTLLAVTMMYTKKQVPAESQPSSVKEVVSNEVTKKVIESVPVQPEDVLETSARFWQMLHGVDFNWKGLIPIGLGLGAGWWILRKLRK, encoded by the exons atgagtgcaATGGAAACTGAGAAAG GAGCAAAGGAGCATCTGAGACTGGTGTTGGTCGGCCTTCAGGGTGTGGGGAAGAGTGCAGCAGGAAACACCATCCTGGGGCGTGGAGAGTTTCGCTCAGACATCAGCTCCAGCGCTCTGACACTGCAGACCGAATGCAGGGAAGGTCTGGTATGTGGGAGAAGTGTGATAGTGGTGGACACTCCAGGTCTCTTCAATAGCACACTCTCAGACACAGAGATGAAGCAGGAGATGGAGAAAGCAGTGACTCTCTGCCAACCAGGACCTCACGCTTTTCTCATCATCATCCAGCTGGGACGATTCACAGAGCAAGAGAGGCACGTGATGGATGAGCTGACTGAACTGTTGGGCTCAAACATTAGTCTCTACTCCATGGTGCTATTTACTTATGGAGACAaactgaagaagaaaacaatAGATCAGTTTGTGAAAGAGGATAAGTATTTGATGAAACTGATTGGCAAATGTGGGGGACGGTACCATGTGTTCAATAATTCTGACACAGAAAATAAAGCTCAGGTCAGTGATTTCTTGGAGAAAATAGACACCATGAtcaagagaaggaaaaaacacCCATTATATGTAAAGAGTGCAAGACATGTGCAATATCCATGGGCAAAAATCCTCTGCATTACTTTGCCAGTTGTAACATTATTAGCAGTTACCATGATGTATACTAAGAAGCAAGTACCAGCAGAGTCACAGCCATCATCAGTAAAGGAAGTTGTATCTAATGAGGTGACTAAGAAGGTCATAGAGTCAGTTCCTGTCCAACCTGAAGATGTTTTGGAGACAAGTGCACGATTTTGGCAAATGCTACATGGGGTAGATTTCAACTGGAAAGGGCTGATTCCTATAGGTCTAGGGTTAGGGGCAGGCTGGTGGATCCTGCGGAAATTACGGAAATAA
- the LOC108263508 gene encoding GTPase IMAP family member 4 isoform X3: MSAMETEKVQSEQVNTSEVRIVLVGKTGVGKSAAGNTILGEEAFTSELSSSSVSSDSEKVKGKRNGRKIAVIDTPGLFDTGISNDEITKKIKTCVFLSAPGPHVFLVVIQLGRFTKEEEATLEIIKSIFGDDSLQYIMVLFTHGERLARSTMTIHEFVRKTPQLINFIQTTSGRYHVFNNEVKDPMQVNMLLEQIEQLITRNGGHHYTNEMLQMAEKAIQEEQLRIQRETQMDAEQAREKAERSNMYKKTAAGIGVATVAAGLATAAALRGQCTIQ; this comes from the exons atgagtgcaATGGAAACTGAGAAAG TGCAGAGTGAGCAGGTGAATACTAGTGAAGTGAGGATCGTGCTGGTGGGAAAGACTGGAGTGGGGAAGAGTGCTGCAGGAAACACTATCCTGGGAGAAGAAGCATTCACATCTGAGTTGTCCAGCTCATCTGTGAGCTCAGACTCTGAAAAAGTCAAAGGGAAAAGAAATGGCAGAAAGATTGCTGTAATAGACACACCAGGCCTTTTTGACACTGGCATTTCAAATGATGAAATTACAAAAAAGATCAAGACATGCGTATTCCTCTCTGCACCGGGCCCGCATGTGTTTTTGGTGGTTATCCAACTGGGAAGATTCACAAAAGAAGAGGAAGCCACATTGGAAATAATCAAGAGTATCTTTGGTGATGATTCCCTACAGTACATCATGGTGCTCTTCACACACGGAGAAAGACTGGCAAGAAGTACGATGACTATTCATGAATTCGTTAGAAAAACTCCTCAACTGATTAACTTTATCCAGACCACCAGTGGACGATATCACGTATTTAACAACGAAGTCAAGGACCCAATGCAGGTTAACATGCTGCTTGAACAGATAGAGCAGCTGATTACAAGAAATGGCGGTCATCACTACACAAATGAAATGCTTCAGATGGCTGAAAAAGCAATTCAAGAGGAGCAGTTAAGGATTCAAAGAGAAACTCAAATGGATGCTGAGCAagcaagagagaaagcagaaagaAGCAATATGTACAAGAAAACTGCTGCTGGTATTGGAGTAGCTACTGTAGCTGCAGGTCTCGCTACTGCTGCAGCACTCCGAGGACAATGCACAATACAGTAA